A section of the Dromaius novaehollandiae isolate bDroNov1 chromosome 6, bDroNov1.hap1, whole genome shotgun sequence genome encodes:
- the RGS10 gene encoding regulator of G-protein signaling 10 isoform X2, translated as MFNRAVSRLSRKRPPSEINDSESHPSSSHQTLKGTSKWATSLENLLEDPEGVKQFREFLKKEFSEENVLFWLACEEFKKTQGKKQMQEKAKEIYMTFLSSKASSQVNVEGQSCLNETILETPHPLMFQKLQDQIFNLMKYDSYSRFLKSDIFLNHKKSEEQEENSPEAQTAAKRASRIYNT; from the exons aGATAAATGATAGCGAGAGTCACCCAAGCAGCAGCCACCAAACCTTGAAAGGAACCTCAAAATGGGCTACATCACTGGAGAACCTCCTCGAAGATCCAGAAGGAGTTAAACAATTTAGG gaatttttaaagaaagaatttagtgaagaaaatgttttgttctggCTAGCATGTGAAGAATTTaagaaaacacagggaaaaaaacag ATGcaagaaaaagctaaagaaatttACATGACTTTCCTGTCCAGTAAAGCTTCCTCTCAAGTCAATGTTGAGGGGCAGTCCTGTTTGAATGAGACAATTTTGGAGACACCTCACCCTCTGATGTTTCAAAAGCTCCAGGATCAG atATTCAATCTCATGAAATATGACAGCTACAGCCGCTTCTTAAAGTCAGATATATTCCTAAACCATAAGAAGTCTGAGGAACAGGAGGAGAATTCGCCAGAGGCTCAGACTGCAGCTAAAAGAGCATCAAGAATTTACAACACATGA